A window of Nocardiopsis sp. Huas11 genomic DNA:
GTTCGCGCCGCTGCTCGCGCCCCCGCTGCGCAGGCACGAGGGGATGCAGCTGGTCCTGCGGCAGACGCTGCTGGCGACGGGGACGCAGAAGGTGCGCTCACGTGAGGTGGACGTGGCGCTGGTCGACGACTGGACGGGCCAGCACCCGGGCCGCGGTCCCGACAGCGGGCTGCGGCACGTGCACCTGCTGCGGGACCCGCTCGTGCTGGCGATTCCGCAGGACCACGCGCTGTCGGACCCCGAGCGCCCGGTCGTGCTGGAGAACCTGTTGGGCGAGTCGTGGATCGTGGCCCCCGAGGGCGAGCGCTCGCGCTACGGGACCGACCGACTGCTGGCCGAGGTGGGCGGCCTGCCGGGCGCGGCGTGGGAGTTCGAGGGGCTGGGCACCATCCTGAGCCTGGTCTCGCGGGGGATCGGCATCGCCGCGGTGCCCGCGCTGGCGATGGTGGGCGCGCCGGCGGGGCTGGTCTACCGGCGCCTGCCGCCCTCCGCGCCCGAACGGCACGTGTACGCGGTCCTGCGCCCGGCCTCCCTGCGCCGTCCCGCCGTGCAGGTCACCCTGTCCGCGCTGAGGGACGCCGCGCGCCAGGTCGAGGAGCTCCTGTCCTCGACGGCCGAGGGCCCCGCCTAGGACCCGTTCCCGGAGCCGCGCGCCGCAGGATCACCGCCCCCGGAGCCGCGCGCCGCCGGATGCCCGCACCCGTGTCCCGCGCCGCCGCGCCCGGACACAGTGAAGGGCCCGACCGGCCGGTCGGGCCCTTCGCCGTACTTCTCGTTTCGCGCTGTGGACGGCATGGGTCAGTCCTCCACCGCCCTTCGCCTGCCCCTGTCGATCCGGCGGCGCAGCCGGCGACAGACGTGCAGTGCGCGGTCCCGGTCGTCCCGGGCGTTCCACCACCGCGCGTAGGCCTCCAGCCGTCGTTGGCGCAGCG
This region includes:
- a CDS encoding LysR family transcriptional regulator, yielding MLDLRRLHLLREFSVRGTIAATAHALGYTPSAVSQQLAALERETGVALLDRSPRGAELTDAGRLLVTQADEILALVEAAESIMAEQSDVALGVVTVTAFPTAAVAFAPLLAPPLRRHEGMQLVLRQTLLATGTQKVRSREVDVALVDDWTGQHPGRGPDSGLRHVHLLRDPLVLAIPQDHALSDPERPVVLENLLGESWIVAPEGERSRYGTDRLLAEVGGLPGAAWEFEGLGTILSLVSRGIGIAAVPALAMVGAPAGLVYRRLPPSAPERHVYAVLRPASLRRPAVQVTLSALRDAARQVEELLSSTAEGPA